The following is a genomic window from Neodiprion pinetum isolate iyNeoPine1 chromosome 3, iyNeoPine1.2, whole genome shotgun sequence.
CTCGGCGCATAAATATCATATACGTTGTGAATATACGTAAATACACAATGCATGCTTAAAACGTACGGTGTAgaatttgtatacatatacatctatgtatatatatgtatgtatatatataaatataaatatatatatatatatatatatatatgtatgtatactatTTATTATACGCACGCATTCACAACGAATATGTCTCTTTACATTATtgttacataaaataaaatatctcaaTCGCTCTCTTCCTATCTCTCGCACAATCAACCGAATGAACAAATGAACAAATGAAGCCTGCTTCACACGTTACGGTAACTCAATAACTAGACCGCGTTTGAGCCAACGTTTATTGTTGTACATGTGAGTATACTATATACACGATACTGCAGACGATGGCTCAAACACATGTCTAAATAAAATACGTTGTTACGATaagtatatattttcaataataatattaaattctCTAATGAAAATACGTATTAAACTTTCTATACATTACAtagttaaaattattttacgcttaacatacgtatatattaaatatacatatacatatttaatatatatttttgtatttcatatGCATATTTTTATGATTATAATACAACAGGTTATTATGGGATGCGGATAACAGACATATAGTACAGTGTCGGATCGGGGGCTTGAGATAAAACTGcttaattataaatacattaAATTTCTATCGATAGAGCTAGTACAGCATATTCGGTAACTATTATTTACGACAGTGAtggtaataatattaatattaacaataatattaacaataataataataataataataataataataataataataataataataacgatgatgatgatgatgataatatgTATCAGTAGtagtaacaataacaacaacaacaacaacaaatatatatgtcgttattgttattagcGTATGATAATATCTACGATCATAATTAACAGTTACACATCAAACATAATGATTACGATTCTTATACAACTTATAATAATGACGATAATCGCAATTTAGCAGAATCTCATACGTAACGACGGACCTATGTGTACATGAATTGCTTGGTGTTTTCCGGCGTATCGGTGTGAATTTATGATATACAGTATAGGATGATGTGACTGCATATATAAATGTCAAACAAATGATCATGTCGACGGGGCATTTACGAAAAAGTgtgtaatgataataataataataataataataataacaacaataataattgatataacaatattatatctatcaataatcataataacGTAATAATCGTACGTAATCACAACGCCATGAACGGAATATACAACGATGTAAATTTGTTAcaatacatgaatatatatatatatatatatatatatatatgtatgtataaaaattgaaccgTTGAACCAAGTATCTTCGCGCAGAGACGACCCGATCTTACGGGAcgtttactttcttttttttttctaacgtaAGGTTAAGGTGGATATAGGTTATAAAACCTAGGTAAGAAATGAATATTACGGGCTGCTGGCAGCGGTCACGTTGCATCGATATTCCGCACGACCGTTTGACAACCCCACCGTTGATACGCGTATAAGTAATGGGTACACACACAGGCAATTTCATCTTGAGTATAGAAGACTGCAGTATGTACCTATGATAGAATGGCGGTTCTGTAATAATCAAATGAAAGCGGAGAAGGCCGTCGTCGCCAGTTCTCAATGCCCACGCAACTAGATTGATATAccaggtaggtaggtaggtaggtaggtaagTAGGTAGATAGGTACAGGCTCACGGGAACTGTGTAGGTGACGATGCCCCATTCACGCATATACACGTAATTATGTGGGTAGATATGCATAATAATGAAATGTATGTACAATTGCAATACCACAATTATACTGCACAATTATACCCCACAGCATTCATATTGTACATTCAACGTATACGCGCGTACCACGAGGATTCTGTGAAGCGTTCGGTCAATCGAGAGTGGTTAACGCGAAACATGGTATCACCTAAACAGATTCAACTTTGCCTGCCTCACCTGCGAATCCTTTCGGTTCACGCGAACTGTTCGCCGGGTCGTAATGAACACGCAATACATGGACGAGGAAGCTCGTATACCTGTAGTACATACAGTCATGGCCGTCGTAGTAGGTGTATCAATAATGTAACTGTTCTTCGTTAAATCactgtacatatacatatacgactATACGATTGTTCGTTTAGCAATTTTCGCTTATTATTACATGAATATGCCGCAGTTATTGACCGACGACCGTGCGTAACGGTAAACGTGGGTGTCGCGCGACGAATCGGGCCCAATTTCCTGCAGCTCTATTCCTCGGAGTCTCCTCGAATAGCTACTCGTTCCCTGGGGACGGCGGAGCGAAGAAGCCGGAGCTCGAGGGCCGAAGCAACGAGCTTTGCATGGGATTTGACGGGAGGATCGCGGGAGCCGCTGCTACATGGGCCCGACAGCGTGCTGTTGGAACTGATCGAGATGCCTCGAGATCTCGCGCTGTAGCTGCTCAGGTACCACGCCGACGCTGCTGAAGAGCGACCTGAGGACGCTCAGCTCTTCGGTAAGGAGTTCGATCCTCTTTTTGAGGAGGTCGTTGTCTTTGACGAGTAGTTTCACCTTCTCCTCGGTCTCCCTCGAACGGACCTTAGCCTTCTCGCGGCTCTTCCTCACCGCAATGTTGTTCCGCTCCCTGCGACGCCGGTACTCGTCGCTCGCTTTGTCGATGCTCTTTGACTGTTTCCTCGCCGCTGCCGCGGCCGCGGCGGCCGCAGCATGCTGAGGGTGCTGGTGCTGGTGTTGGTGCTGGTGCTGATGGGGGTGGGGGTGCTGGTGCTGGTGCTGGTGCGACATGACGGGTTTCATGGGGACCCGCGGCTGCTGGTGACCCCCGGGGACCGTGCTGGGCGTCAAGGTCGTGAAGGTCGGCCCCCCGTTCGCGAAGGGACCGGCGCCGTTCGCCGGGCTGTAGGCGCCGGCACCTGCGGGGTACTGAGGGCAGTGACGCCGATAGTCGGCGGGGTCGAGGGGCTCTTCCTTTATGCTGGGGGACTCGGAACTCGAGCTGTTGCTGTCGCTGCAGCTGTTGCTCCCTTGGTGATAGCTCGCGCCGCTGTGTACGGGCTGCGGCATGTAGGCGAGCGTCGTTCGCCCTGGGAACCCGGCGTTTCGCGAGTGCTTCATTCCGTTGGAACCTGGGCCTCCGcctccgccgccgccgccgccgctggCGTTGTTCCCGTTCCCGTTACCGCCCCCCAACATGTCGAGGAGTCCATCGTTGAAGTGTGAATCGTCGATCAGATGCTGAAGATCGAGCGATATCTCGGGTGTGTTGAGGTCCGTCAGTTCGCCCGCTGCCGCGCAGTGCTCGGCGTACTGCTGGTTGAGGGTCGCCTTGCTCGCCGACACCTTGTTAACCCCCGTTCCGCCCGTGCCGCCGGACTGCTGGTTGTGGTTCACTTGAAGGGCCGAGTTGTTGTTCAACACTTGGGAGGATTTCTTGAGGTCCGCCGGAACACCTTGGGACTGCGCCTGATGCGCAGCTGATTCGTACATCACCGGTGATTCCATCATTGACAGACTATTCGAACTTCACCGATCTTCACTCCCGCATAATACCGCGGACTCAAACTCTTCCAAGTCTCTTCTCGTACGCCGATGCGGAACGCACGGCCTGCTACTTTTCTCCCTCCTtgttatatatacgtataaatgtataacaCATAAAAGCCCGGTAACTttcaaaataaacaaactGTCACTTTatcaaaattcttgaaaacCTCGAGTATGCGGTAGGATGTTCACTTGCGTATGTGCGCGCAATATCGGTATACAATAGTTCGCACGTATACTTTCTTGTTGTACTGACGAAAAAAACCCTCCTCACCCCACGGCAAAGATTCACCATGTATACCTGACGTATCCGCTCCTCGCTGCACACTGTTCATCCACCGAATATCTTACACGCGAGTATCTCGGTCGTGTTCGACGACGACCCGCCTCCGCGATAATGTCAGTCGTAGGAGGGAGGCGTAGGCCAGGCTCATTCACGCGCGTCTCACAAGAATTAGCCCGCGTATTACGTGTTTGTTATTAAATTGCCCGGAGTTGAGGAACACGTGTGAGTTATTGCCCCCGGCGATGAGTCTGTTATCTAGAGCCAACGGTACGGGTACATTTCGCTCTTCGGTTGCTTTCAATTTCATCGGATAAGTGTCCGTGCgtatgtatttttataactCTACTCTCGCGCTCTTTTAATGTTCCTTTATTTTTAACTCCTCTCCTCGTtcgcgtatataatatacataacaGGGAGAAGCGTTGCACGAAACCTGActtctttattcttattttttttttttttatcaacagcGCCAACGGAGTCCGCAACGTGTAGAACCACGAGATAAAACTCACGCACGATTCGAGAGTTGGCGCGCGACTGAATACCGTGGTAACATGGCGCAAGGTTTCAATGCGCTCAAACAGCGCGCAACTTCTCGGCGCAGCCTTTGGCTCCCCGAGTTCTCGCCTCTCTCCGCGTCGAGTCCCAGCCCCCCACCCCGTTCCCCTGCCCGCCCCCTTCGCCTCTTCGCCCATGCGGGCAGCCCTCTCTCCCGCGATCCGCGCCGAGCGGGAAAAGTTTGCAGTCGCCTTTATTGTACGCTATTTATAATACTCGACAAAATCCACTTGATGCCTGCTTGCCTGCCTGACTGCCTGCCTGCCAAATCAGCCGAGTCAGCCAGATGTCAACGAAATCGCCCTGCGACACTGCACCGATACTGCTGCGTTCCACAATTTGACGACAATCGATCGGACTAGCCGCTGTTGCGATCAGCAATAATTATCACGACTGTCGAACTCGACCCTGTCGTGAACGTGGTATGCTTGGTATTAGATGGGTTGCATTCGAGATCGCGTGCCCGGTATACCGTCGCGTAAAAATGTTGCATCGATTACGCTGAGAGTACTCGAGGTTTTAAATTCGGCCTGTTCTTACGATTATAGAAGCTGCAAACGCCACGGCCGAACTTTTTGTGCCGCTCAGGGAAGTTTTCAACTACGGGTGTAACGACGCAGAGTAGAACGATAGACGGGAAGATCGTtgttgacgaattttcattgcaaaagGGTTGACGCTGATTATGCACTAAGATTATACTAATATGTAGCGTCATTGCGCAAGTCTGTTGTACCTACTCTATACTCTAGAGTGACATATATTCAAATGTATAAGTAGATATGTAATAGGTACACTAAGGTTACAGGCAGTGTTTATTCAAAGCATTTGCTACTCCACGAGGCACAGCATGTTAGTACCTACTATACGGGTAGACCTAATCGAATTCGGtgtaatatacctatattacaCCCTAATACGACGTATATGTCGTACTAACCTTATTATACAGTTAATTCGTATACGTACCCGCTTGCGTTCCATTGCGCAATTCTGTGATAAGTTCGGTTATGGACTGCAGTATCAATACCGCGCACGAGTGAGGAAAGACCCTCGGATTCGATCGCGTTTTACATAGATATCATAGATATACCTAGGTGTATATAAATCCCTACATATATATCCCTGCGACTTGCAGAGATCAGTAGCGTGCAGGGAGATTCCTCCTCGTCATCCGGCTCGTGCAGCGCAGCCCTTTGACAGCGCCGGCTAGAGATCTTCCTCTTTCGTCGGACTCCACCCTCACGTGGGCGGGACTCTGCACCCTCCGATAACACGCGATCAGCCGTCGCATCGGCGAGTCGAGGGACACGATCCAGCCCATTCCAAGGAAGCCACACCCACGGGGTGGCACGTCGGCACCCTGTAGCTACTTGCATTGTCTTCAAATGACGGATATTTCAGTCGCTACAGTACGATGAAGATAATGCTGATTGTAGGCAAACGGAGTTCAGCTATTGCGCACAGAGACGTTGTATACCCATTTGTTGGTAGAGTGCAGTTACACGGTACACTTACTGGACCTAAGAACGTGCTCGGGCCTCCATGAAATGATTTATAAATACGACGTATTGATTATTCGCGAGAATGAATTTGtaggaggagaaaaaagaaaaaaaaaaaaagtcgtctgacgcaaatatgaaaaataaaaagataccGGTTGGCAAGTTTCGAACAACGACTGAAAGGGCTGAGAAACTTGAATATGTGTACGACTTATTGAAACAAGGATCACCTGCCTAAAAAAGAATCATCGGCCTCATGATTGAACTACATATTGCTGAGTTGTAGGATGCTTTACAATCACATAACATAACATTTTTCTACCTGGAATATAGCATTGCTCCACGTCAACACGTTTCTGGATTAAGAGCAGGTTACATAATGCACAGCCCCGTAGTACATGCGTCGAATTCACCGCGTATAATTATTGTTGATAAAATGTTCGCCAAACCGAACGCGGCGCCAGTGACTCAACCCCTGAGGTACACTGACCCAAAACGGATCGACCAAAATCCTTCATTGCTTCACGTAAGAATTGCACAAAACAACCGCGACCTTGGGGCTTCTATTGTTCCTTGAAAAATCTGTGAGACAGTTAGTGAAGTCAGCTGCGTAGACACTTTCGTTAGTTCGGTGTAATCGCCGTACAGTGAACACGTATGTAGGTATTCTTCGTTAGCCCAATTCGGGACAGTATACCGGAACcgtcaagtttttttattttcgcaagaccaaatattttgttttcttatcaACTTTTAGAATTATGCGACTATCATATAATGTAAATATGGAATACGTTAGGTTATTTGTATTCAAAAATagtcataaaaatatatgtttaaacataaagttatgaaaaatttattcattccgGACTCAAGTGAAATGTTCACGTTTTCGACTTAAAAAGCGGTATGAAAGTGCTACATGATTCCCCCTTGgtctttttccattttttataccATATGTAAGACCACCTAAACAGCAAAAACAGTGTAAAACAGTTATACAACAAAAAGCATTtttttatgcttttttttattttttatttttttgtttaccgtATGTAAAACCACTTAGCGATTCATATTTTGCCTATCGTAGGAAAAGACGTACTATCCAAATTCATCTTACgaggaaaaattgaagatcTTAAAATAATTACTAATCAATGATGCCACGTGAAAAAGCACATTTTGAACTATAAAACCTGAAATTTACATCCCAATATTGTCGATAGCGCATTAATGGTATATAAAATTAAGCACGAAGCCAAAAAAGTCAACTGTTGTACATTCGAGGCTTTTTATTGGttacagaaaaagaaaatagttaaaagaaaacaagttaactttcgaaaaccacaaatcaaattttcgtaTTGAACTCGATGCGTGAGTTGTTGATGAATAtcgtcaaaaaatttataatctgagaaaatttttcactcacataaacttaaaaaaaaaaaaaaaccctcagACACCTTGCGCCCCCATGGCGTGGTTGGCGTACTGGGTAATTTGGCCCTGTCTGTAGAGTGTATTGCTCTGAGATaatcaaaaaaaggaaataaatttattggaaCGCATGAAAAGGTTGAGTGCTCGTGAGCAATTTTGGATAGTCCGCGTAGGAACCACATGCGGAAGATCTGCGAATTTACGTCTGACGAACATACGAGCTCTTGCAAATTATATTGCTGTACGGGACGAGAGAGGAAGTAGGTACATACAATATAGGTACTCATTAAACTTGTGAAGTTCAATCATTATCAAGATTTattccgaaaaaattaatgagaCGAGGCAAACGCTCGTTTGAGAAAAAGAGTAAGCCAAAAACACTGTCGTCCGTGCCACACGCAGCTATATTATAGGCATCGTACAAGTAACGTACGGAGATAACGAGtataagtaaattaaatgttATAATTGAAGCGCGGCTCAACTGATAAAACTAAGTATTCAAATCTAACGTGCGGTTTTGATCGGGTTCGAGATATCTGCACAAACATCTGCACTGGCTGTTAATCCAATATATGTAAAGCACACAATTATCGTATACAGTATGACAATAATTACATACATTATAGGATAGCATTGATAGGGGATCGCAAGgataaatattcgaaaaacaaattgacTTAATACGCATTTCATTTTTAGGGAAAACAATTAAACAcgtaaacaaataacaaacgCGCATGCTTGCAGAAtgtcgttttttgtttcatatgATTTGTGTCAATGAAATGACGAACGACTAGATTAGCGTGTCGCATAAAATATACGCTGCTTCAGCTTATCTAGCTCGTGTGTCTATAATTTATTCTGTTATCTGAACATTTCTCTAGAACAATTAGGCTgctcaaaaattttacctcaTATCAAGCATTCATCGTTGCACGTACCATTCGTGGATACACGAATGCACGGAACTCGGTGCACGTCAGACGGGTCTCATCACTTCTGTGCCAACATACTCGTTGATAAAAAAGCAAATTTTGCCTTCGTGACTGACGTCGTCTTACTGCTATATCGTTGGAGCCGACCAACAGTCGCAGGTATAAAAACTTCATCGTACCGAATGAAGTGGATCGTATGTAGGTGTATTACCGGCCAACATTTCACTGTACCTAGGTAGGCACACGGCGATGGATTCTCTTACCGACTGAGGTGTATCATATGTAGATATATTACCGGCTAAAATTTCTACTGTACGTAGGTATGCGTACGGAGGTAgattttgattaatttaaGGCGGCCAGTGTCGTTTACTGTCAAATATTTAATTTGCGTAGCAGATAACACGGGTGGTCTTGGATCGGTCAGATTCCACCTCGTAGACGCACAATGTTCCGTATGGGCGATGCCAAGATATGTGTGCGCCGATCGCACCaagttcattgaaaaaataaaaataaacgcgTGCGAGCCGACGCACTATCTTTTATTTAGCGCGAAGAGAAGCCTTTGGCCTACCTTGCGGAAACGTTATCACTTATTTCTCGCCTCTCGTGATGAAATTCGACTTTTGACAAgttttacatatttatatgtagATTTTAAAGGCTTTTCCAACGACTTTACGACTAGATTACATGACAAATGTTTTGAagtgtatatagatatagatTCTGTGATAAACGCGATTGTCCATCTCGCTCTATTTGACCCGTGGAATGACCaatttgtatacgtataaaaatgaCATAAAAAGTCGCTCAACCCATACGAAATATGCGTAAACATTTGAACCCTATGGTGGCGCCCACATGGTggcaaaaattgaaacatcCCCGTTGCGGATAGAATTCGAAGCTGATTGGCCACATTTCAAATTCTACCCTAAATTCGAATTCGGCACCAAACAAAGTGATGGCGTTGGACAgctgaaattattc
Proteins encoded in this region:
- the LOC124215688 gene encoding CCAAT/enhancer-binding protein, with the translated sequence MMESPVMYESAAHQAQSQGVPADLKKSSQVLNNNSALQVNHNQQSGGTGGTGVNKVSASKATLNQQYAEHCAAAGELTDLNTPEISLDLQHLIDDSHFNDGLLDMLGGGNGNGNNASGGGGGGGGGPGSNGMKHSRNAGFPGRTTLAYMPQPVHSGASYHQGSNSCSDSNSSSSESPSIKEEPLDPADYRRHCPQYPAGAGAYSPANGAGPFANGGPTFTTLTPSTVPGGHQQPRVPMKPVMSHQHQHQHPHPHQHQHQHQHQHPQHAAAAAAAAAARKQSKSIDKASDEYRRRRERNNIAVRKSREKAKVRSRETEEKVKLLVKDNDLLKKRIELLTEELSVLRSLFSSVGVVPEQLQREISRHLDQFQQHAVGPM